The genome window TGACCAAAAAAATAATCTGATCTACCATGTAATTAAGGAACTTTAATTTAAACGAATCGAACCTGTTATAAACCAAGTTAATGGCTTTATCGAGTTCTTCCTCCCTTTTAGCAGCATCCTGAATTGGCTCACGATCTTCACTTTAAAGCTCCAAGTTCCAAAATAATCTTGTGTTTGCGTTGTAAGCGTCATCATCAAGACAGCTAGAATAGATTTTTTTTACGGTGTTATTTTATTGTGTCGAAGAAAATTTAAGCAATCATTACTTTGCCTTTACGCATTCAACATCGCCCATAAACGATCCTTCAATTCCATTAAATTAATCTGCGAGATAGAAGAGATAAACATGTAAGGTGCGCCATTAAAAGCGCCTTCTTTGTCTAGTCCTTCACGCATTTGCTCGATCAGTTCTTCATCCAGCATATCGCATTTTGAGATGACCACAAATCGTTCTTTATCCAGCATTTCTGGATTGTATTTTCTCAATTCGTTGACCAAAATATCATACTCAGCGCTGATGTCATCAGCATCTGCAGGTACGAGAAATAACAAAGTTGAGTTGCGCTCTATATGCCTTAAGAAGCGGTGTCCTATCCCCTTACCTTCTGCGGCCCCTTCTATAATTCCAGGAATATCTGCAATAACAAAAGTTTTAAAGTCCCGGTATTCTACAATTCCTAGATTGGGTTTGAGAGTTGTGAACTCATAGTTGGCAATCTTAGGCTTTGCTGAGGTAAGTACCGACAGCAAGGTTGATTTTCCAGCATTAGGAAATCCCACCAGACCAACATCAGCAAGGATCTTGAGTTCAAAAGTCACATCTAAGGCATTACTATCCATTCCGGTTTGTGCATAACGAGGCGTCTGTCTTGTAGACGATTTAAAGTGCCAGTTCCCACGACCACCTTTTCCACCTTCACAGATGATATACTCTGCACCGTCTTCTAAGATTTCGTGTACAATTTGACCTGTCTCTGTATCCTTGATCACGGTTCCCAAAGGAAGTTCCACAACAATATCCTCTCCATCTTCACCAGACCTGCGTTGTTTTGCTCCGTTTCCTCCTTGAGCAGCTTTAAAGTGTCGTTTGTATTTAAAATGGTACAGGGTCCAAAGGTTCTTATTTCCTTTAAGGATAATATGACCACCACGACCACCATCACCACCATCAGGACCACCTTTCTCTACGTATTTTTCTCTGTGCAAGTGGGTACTTCCTTTACCGCCACGGCCAGATTCTACAGTTACTTTTGTATAATCGACAAAATTTCCTTCAGTCATTTTTTTATGTATCAGTTGACAGTTTTCGGTTGTCAGTTATTTATTAGAAAACGGTTATTTGTTAATCGTTATTTGTTGCCAGTTAATGGCTAATTGGTATTCGACATGCCTTCAAACCTTTTCCCCTACCACTTCGGTAAGCCCGGTGCACCTATTAAAGGTTGAAATTTCTAGTTCTTCGATTTCAATCTCTGTAATTCATCCCAGCTTCCCAATTCGACAGTTCGAAACTTCGACAGGTTCAGTGAATCGCTCTCGCTCCAACCAGCATTCCGCTTCGATATTCTTTAATAGGCAATCGGTATTCTTCGAAACCTTTTCGTGATGCCTTCCCCTCCCAAAAAAGGTCGTCGGAGGCAAAAAGGGTGAGGTTTCTGATCTCTTCGATTTCCAGTTCAAGTTCAAGTTTAAATCTTCAACTCTGAACTCTGAACTTGATTAAAGCTTATCAAACTCTACGCTCAATCGTTCTGTGATGGCGTCCATTTCTCCTACTCCATCAACACCATAATATTTATTTTGTGCTGCGTAGTAGTCTTTTAAAGGTGCTGTTTGCTTGTAATATACCGCGATACGATCTTTGATTACCCCTTCATTTGCATCATCTGGGCGGCCGCTTTCTTTACCTCTTTCTAACAGACGTTCTACAAGTACTTCATCATCTACTTCTAGCGCTACCATACCGTCGATTTTCTCATTTTTTGAGGCTAGTAATTTGTCCAATGCTTCTGCTTGGGCGTCTGTTCTTGGAAAACCGTCAAAAATAAAACCAGCA of Nonlabens sp. Ci31 contains these proteins:
- the obgE gene encoding GTPase ObgE: MTEGNFVDYTKVTVESGRGGKGSTHLHREKYVEKGGPDGGDGGRGGHIILKGNKNLWTLYHFKYKRHFKAAQGGNGAKQRRSGEDGEDIVVELPLGTVIKDTETGQIVHEILEDGAEYIICEGGKGGRGNWHFKSSTRQTPRYAQTGMDSNALDVTFELKILADVGLVGFPNAGKSTLLSVLTSAKPKIANYEFTTLKPNLGIVEYRDFKTFVIADIPGIIEGAAEGKGIGHRFLRHIERNSTLLFLVPADADDISAEYDILVNELRKYNPEMLDKERFVVISKCDMLDEELIEQMREGLDKEGAFNGAPYMFISSISQINLMELKDRLWAMLNA